In the genome of Mesorhizobium sp. NBSH29, the window CAGGTCACCCGGCTGGAAAACGACCTCGATCTTTTGAACACGAACCTTGAGCCACTGCGCTCTTTCGTTCTGTCCGGCGGCTCAGCTGCCTCGGCCAATCTCCATTTGGCGCGCACTGTTGCCCGCCGTGCCGAGCGCATGATGGTCGAGTTGGCGCAGGCCGAGCCCATCAATCCTGAAGGGTTGAAATACATCAACCGCGTTTCCGATTTTCTGTTTGTCGCGGCTCGCGTCGTCAATGACAACGGAAAGGCCGACGTGCTATGGGTGCCTGGCCAGAACCGCTAAGCCAGAGGGAGCGGAAACACCATGTTCATCCCGCTCCATGACGCCAACAGCCTGAAGTACATCAAATTGCAATATGTGACGTTGGCGCTGATCGCAGCTAACGTTGTGGTCTATCTGATGACCTCGCTAGGCAGCGCGCAATTCAGCGAGGCAGCCGTAATCGGCTTCAGTTATATCCCCTCAGTCGCATTCGACATCGCCCAACTGCCTCCGCAATATGAGTTCGTCCCCGAAAGCCTGACCTACGTCACCTACACCTTTCTGCATGGCGACATTTTTCACCTCGGGGGCAACATGCTGTTCCTCTGGGTGTTTGGTGACAATGTCGAAGACGCACTTGGGCATGTTCGATATTTCTTTTTCTATTTCATCTGTGGCGCCGTCGGCGCGTTCTTGCATGGCATCGTGGCTATGGAATCGCAGATGCCGCTAATCGGAGCTTCGGGCGCCATTGCTGGCATCGTGACTGCCTATCTGGTGCTGCATCCGCGGGTAAAAATATGGGTGCTGGCCTTTGGCCGTATTCCGTTGCGCATCCCGGCCTATGCCGTGCTAGCGCTCTGGATTTTGTTCCAGATCTCTATGTTTGCACTGGGCGGAGACGATCAGATTTCCTGGGCGTGTCATGTCGGCGGCATCTTGGCTGGCGGTGTCCTGGTGTTCTTGCTGCGCCGCAGCGACGTGCCTCTTCTGGATAAGGCGATCGTCACGCCAGACGCGGTTGTCGTCGAGGACAACAGCGCCGTAGCGCCGGGCAGGGCCGGGCCAGTGCCTCGCTGGGGACGCCAATAATTCAAACGATTCGCGCTACGGCGCGGTATTGACGCTCTTGCGACAGGCAACTACGGTCCGCGCGCTCCCAACTGGCTCTCTGGCCTTGAACGGTATGCAACACGACTTTTTCATCTCCGGCATGTCGGCTTTCGACAAGCTGGACCTTTGCGGCGCTGCTATAGCGCCTTCGAAATTTCCGTCTAAGGGGTAATAAACTCGATGAAAGTGCTGGTTCCTGTAAAACGGGTAGTCGATTACAACGTGAAGATCCGCGTCAAGTCGGATGGATCGGGTGTCGAACTCGCCAATGTGAAAATGTCGATGAACCCGTTCGACGAAATCGCCGTCGAAGAGGCGATCCGTCTCAAGGAATCTGGCAAGGTCGAAGAAATCATCGTTGTTTCTGTTGGCCCTCAGCAAGCGCAGGAAACCCTGCGTACCGCACTTGCCATGGGCGCTGACCGTGCAATCCTGGTCAAAACCGATGATCTGGTGGAGCCGCTTGGCGTAGCCAAGGTGCTCAAGGGCGTTGTCGACGCCGAACAGCCAGGCCTCGTGATCCTTGGCAAGCAGGCAATTGATGACGACGCCAACCAGACCGGCCAGATGCTCGCTGCCCTTCTCGGCTGGAGCCAGGGCACTTTTGCCTCGAAGGTTGAAGTCGCTGACAGTTCGGTAAAGGTTACCCGCGAAGTTGATGGTGGTCTTCAGACCGTCGAGCTAAAAATGCCAGCGATCATCACCACCGATCTGCGCCTCAATCAACCGCGCTATGCATCTTTGCCCAACATCATGAAGGCAAAGAAGAAACCGATGGAAGAAAAGACCGCTGCCGATTTCGGCGCCGACCTGTCTCCGAGACTC includes:
- a CDS encoding cob(I)yrinic acid a,c-diamide adenosyltransferase — translated: MVKLNKIYTRTGDDGTTGLGTGERRLKFDLRVKAYGTVDEANACIGLARVHTRTTHPDLDTMLSRIQNDLFDLGADLSTPDGGKELGYEPLRIIATQVTRLENDLDLLNTNLEPLRSFVLSGGSAASANLHLARTVARRAERMMVELAQAEPINPEGLKYINRVSDFLFVAARVVNDNGKADVLWVPGQNR
- a CDS encoding rhomboid family intramembrane serine protease, whose protein sequence is MFIPLHDANSLKYIKLQYVTLALIAANVVVYLMTSLGSAQFSEAAVIGFSYIPSVAFDIAQLPPQYEFVPESLTYVTYTFLHGDIFHLGGNMLFLWVFGDNVEDALGHVRYFFFYFICGAVGAFLHGIVAMESQMPLIGASGAIAGIVTAYLVLHPRVKIWVLAFGRIPLRIPAYAVLALWILFQISMFALGGDDQISWACHVGGILAGGVLVFLLRRSDVPLLDKAIVTPDAVVVEDNSAVAPGRAGPVPRWGRQ
- a CDS encoding electron transfer flavoprotein subunit beta/FixA family protein; translated protein: MKVLVPVKRVVDYNVKIRVKSDGSGVELANVKMSMNPFDEIAVEEAIRLKESGKVEEIIVVSVGPQQAQETLRTALAMGADRAILVKTDDLVEPLGVAKVLKGVVDAEQPGLVILGKQAIDDDANQTGQMLAALLGWSQGTFASKVEVADSSVKVTREVDGGLQTVELKMPAIITTDLRLNQPRYASLPNIMKAKKKPMEEKTAADFGADLSPRLKVLKTEEPSGRKAGVKVKDVAELVDKLKNEAGVL